The genomic stretch ATACCTAAGGTATTTTCTATTTATTCTGTCATAGTAGTAAGTTTGTATTCGGCGTCTTTGATCATCATATTTCCAATACTTGTTGCCTTTGAAGAAGTAAGTCTTGCCGTTTCCCTCCCATCTGAAAACTGCGTCCATGTTTGCGAGGTTTTGCGGAAGCCCATACTGAGTAATACTCCCAGAGTTAATCAAATTTCGTCTTGAGTCATATTCCCAGAATCTAAAGGAAAGCAAATGCACAGTTTTTTTTCTGCTGAGAATTGATAAAGTGCGCTCAGCGTTTGGGCTATCATGTGTTTGTAGTCAGTCGATATTTTCGTAAGTTATACCgcaatttctttaattttcttaagGAAAAAAGAGAGTATTTTAAGTCTTCAGTATTTCATATGAAGGAATCTACCGATTCAAGTAGATCAGTATTTTTAAGAGAAATAAATGGATAACACTGTTATCCCACTCAAGTATTCACATCCATTCACCTGCTTTGCTGATTATTCCTAAGAATTACGGTTTTATAATCATTTAGTCCATCAATCTTAGaacagcaaaaaatattttaaaggaaaagaaatgggttcaaaacaacaacaagggcCGCATGGCTCAAGAAAGGAGCTTGGATGATGGTGATGACAATGAGCATTATTTGtgtaatattattttggtcttgTATAACTTCGATCAAAATCAACCAGCAAACAAGTGTACTCATATCTTACTCTGATCCTGTGAAGAACACCATGTTTCTTCGTTTATTGAGGTAAGCTGCATCAACAGGTGTCTTGAGTCCCTTCCAGTACCGTTGGATTGCCCTAGGACCATATCTGTTCAACCTGCGGTCCAACTGCCAAAAGCTGTCTTCCACAAAGAAGAAAGTCCAACCACTTGGGCCCACGAACACTGTATCGTAACGAATGGAGCTGCCGCAAGGAATAGGTAGACTGGGCTTAGGTGTGACCCGGGGGCGGTTGGTACTTTGGCGTGTAACACGAGAGGGTCTGATGGCAGTGGCGACTTTAGGAGTTGTCTTCACTTTGGGAGGTGTGAATGTTTGGACTGTTGGTTCTGAATTTATTAAAAGAGGCTTTTTAACTTCTTACTCCAAGCAGCATTATTTGTGTAGTTTCACTAACTATATAGTTGCAATACGCCGTTTTTCTCTCTAACCAAATGGAGATCTATTGTATGATCAGCTACAAATTCCAGCACCGGGCTAAAACCGGGTGGCCTTGTACACTGACACATCacagccaggtcagacacttaTTGCTGCAGAGAGATAGGACAGACCTCAAAACCGGGAGCCCTTTACCCTACCGTCTGTACGGAGACGTTGTGGGTTCTTTAGCATTCCGACCAGGGAATTTATGAACGCTGAAGGGTTGGAAAATGGGATCGCCGGCTCATagtccttattcgagaagaagttaaaggagctatgtcacgaAAAATGATGtgatttcatgacacccaaaaagttcaaaagtagaaaaaaaacattccaaTAACctcttaaaactgttgaaaaacatAAACGAAATatagcaaaaggaaagaaaacaatggatggacacaaatggacaagattgaaacggattgcatttgggtaatcttgaaaaaagtcggcccggcgtttttcaagtttatggcaaatcgcctgaataaaggtttttttttgcacAGAATCATGTTGCTTTTGATGTAatgataattttaataataaagaaattaccattttcgagttttcaactcgtgattaactaaataTTTCCCTTAAACACCCAAAAATAACGTGACTAAGCCCCTTTAATTACAAGGCACCAGTTTCTCCTCAACTAAGACAAGTAGCTGTGCCACCAGTGCGCGGTGTACAGCGGTTGCGAAGAGGTGCTTTCAAAACGACTGAACGCACGCTACTGAAAACACTGTCAAGGGAGGTCGAGATTTTAGACAGTTATAAGGGATATTTACTGACGACAGCCGAGgtatctcaaggaaaaaaattcatttttactGTCATTATTTCGCGATAGTTCCAATTCTTTAAGTATTGCTGTTGTTGCTTAACAGAGTTTGCCATTAATAAAACCCTTTGCTTAAAAAGTCATGTTTGTCAGTTCTTGTTTAATAATTACCCTTTTCAATTTTGCCATTTCGGTATAATAGAATATTGTTGTCACAGTTGTCGCTGTAAATGGCATTAGCAGATGGAGGAAAAGAGACTGCAGTCGACTGCTTAGTGAACACCATGAGCAGACGTTTTCAGTGATAGTGAGTTTTGAGTCTGATTTTCATCTTTTTCACGCATATGTTTTACAAAGGACGCCAAAGCAATGTACTGTAAATTACTTGAAAAGAAACGCACTTCGAAAGGTGTACGCCTCGCCGTCACTGACGTCGTTCCTACACCTCCTTGCCGTATCATGACGTATGACATGTCATAACAAAATACTAGTAAACTTACTTGGGTACAACGCTTGAATTCCTTTAATGTCATCATCGGTGAGCTGAATGTTTGGAAGATAGCCTTTGTACCAAGGATACATGATTGATTCGCGTACATTAGAATGTTCCAGACCCAAACTGTGACCAAACTCGTGTACCGCCACCCAATCTAAATTAATGCCATCACTTGTTCCAGTCGTAAAACGCTCATCATCGTCAAAATGAGCGTCGCCGGAGAGTCCTAGAATTGTTTAAAAACGGTATTTAAAATTCACGTATGGTTTAACATATGAATATTTTAGCTGTGAATTTACACAGATGTAGTGGCCGGAAACGCGTGGGCTAACAAAGTGCTTGACAAAGAGTTATTATTGTTGCCTCATTCTCGTCCCAAAGTTGCGATTGTCTCTGTCTGGAAATAGCGACCTCTTGCCGCGATTTAGGAAAATGCACACACCGATAATAAAAGTCATTTTCTTAACCGTTAGTCATCGAAAGTGCTCAAAAGAGCAGGAAGCCTCTGATTTGGGAACATCCTAGTTTCTAAGCAGCCAGACATCGTTATTCGCGGTGTAGAGAGATTTAATTTCTTGAAACGACAAACTGCAAACGGGAAATTTCTCGGCTTGCCATATCAGCATGAAATTCTGTTGGTTATTGTTACTTAACTCTCGagatctctctctctctctctccctctttCTTTCGAGAAGTTGCCGTTTATATCTGCAGACGACGGGCAAAAATATGCGCGAGTATCCAACAaggttattttctttttggcacCAATGCAGATTTTAGCTTGGCGTTTGCCTTTAGCCGTAAACATGATGCtattagagaggttaagcatgacCTTTTCGCCAAacggcaggggcacccaacgtcaattttcagaaaatatttgttcagaagacgatttgagatctagaattttcggaaaatttgttgttaaatttcttgcttgcctgcctctcctaggattttcgaacatctgaaaaatggtataattgcccatttttaacggatttttaccctaaaaaggtcacctagaatttccgggagccttttttctggctaaaattttcgaaatggtaagttttgatcctataattttcggatcactagactttcagctaggaaatccgaccagatgaaaactttttaggggataaaattaTGCCTATAtgtaccgtttaaatactaaaatacgtttaacaatgctatgtttgagtggttttgaactacgttctcgttgggtgcccctgaaacgGCAAAGgtcggagtgaaattagggttttgccaaaaatgtagGAACCCTGCTttatattagctcatttctgtcctgttagctccatatatcaagcaacttctcaaaggaacgagacaagttaaaatgagagaattttcacgcttttatgataAGCCGCAGGAAACCgccgtttcccgtttgccgttGGTTAAAATCTCACCAACTGCGTCCTCTGTGGACAAGAATCAAAGTTCCTACCTCTGTTGCTGAGTGGATAAAATGCATGCGCCAAGGTTCCACCCTCTCGGTCAAATGGGAAATCATCGCCATGTCTTTGACGAACAAAACTGATGAGAATGTCGGCATTACCAAAGTACACTTCTCTTATTGTTAGCCCTGAAGAAGACTCCCACAGACTGAAGGCTTTGCGGAAGATCCTTCTTTGATCTCTGTATGGTATACCGTCTCGCGTGAAGTTTAAAATCCTGTAGGTTAAATTCTGAAATGCAAAGTATGCATGCATTTGCAAATTGCGAATTTTCAGTACAATGCTAACGAAGTTATAATCCATGTACTAATTGCTATTACGTGATCAAGACGTATCTGTTACACTTAGAAAATTAAATTGTGTTACTGATGAAGGATTTCCTTAATTTACAGCTAAGCGGTTTGTCTTACTCGTTTTTTCCACGTACTTCCTTGAAGACTAAACCTGCCAGTGGAAGCGGTATTTTGTGGATCTCTAACACCACATCGATCTGTGTTGATCAACCGGGTAGTTGCTGTGTCCATCTCTCCTGTGACGCGAATACGTCCAAACCTCTGAAGGCGTCTTATTGAGGCTTTCATCTCTGGCGAATTCAGGTCATCTGTGCCTCGACTGTCGACTTCAGCGATGTaaccaaatttgaataaaaacgatgtcTGCAATCAGATAGCAAACAGGTAAGGTAAGGGATTGCGAGAGATTGTCCGAGACTCTTCGCAAGAAACCCGAGACACCCGCGTCTATTTAATAGCGACGAAAAAAGATATGTTGATGGCATTTTGATTCGTAGCTCCCCAACGCAGCCTTGAATGGTAGTTAAATAAAACTTTAACCGTTGACTCCATGTCTTAAACGTAGAGTACAAATCGATCCATCGCAGCAAAACGTTCTTCCAGTTGCAATGACATATATGAAATAAAGTACTCAAAGCTAAATTAAGTTCAGGCCTTAGCACACTATTTCCAGTGCAGGCCACTCGgaaactaaaaattaaaatatgttCAGCTTACCagttttcgtttttcttgtATCGGAGAGCTCAAGGCACTGCCCAGAAAACACCCAATGATTAATAAACTCATTATGTACAACGTGTTCTTCATTTTAagctcttctttttcttttcaaaatgctGTTAAACTTTGTGTCACCTTTAGTAAATGTTACTAATAGACCAGACTTAACTCTTTCCTGAATATAATCTTTGAGGATGAGATGTTTAGTAGAAGCGCTTTGCACAATTAACCACTCGTATTTGATGAAAGTGGCAAGGTGTTCAGTAGCCAAGTTGACGAAATTCTACACACAATGACGTAAATCATCAAATGTCTGTCAAATGTCTGTATACCTAACCTGTGATCATGACCTCCCTCCCTACTTATCGTCTTGGGGAAActtacgcctgatcgcaggttactatATACCTAAACTTCGCTTCTCCTTAGACTCTCATATCCccggaaaacaaaaagaaactgcAAACACGACGCGAATCGGTGCGGAACATGCGAAAAAAAGGTGTGAGTCGCTGGTGAAATCGATTCGAATATTGAGGAACTGAATCTTTCGGAGAACAGAAAAATAACATCACAGCAAAGGGCAGACCTCCAGCACCATGAAAAGAACTGCCAAGCTTTTCATGAGCCTTGGTCTTTCGTTTGATCAATCAAACAGCGTGTGTTTGTGTCAGTTGAAATCATGACAAAGTGCAGTGACAACTTAAACCATCTACCGCGCAACAGAAATATGTCCTTAGTTGCCGATTTGGCCGTTGGAATGGATATAATGTCTTGggtaaataaagaaagaaaaaataaggcTATAAAACGATGACAAAAACACAATTGAGTTGGGCGTAATTTAACACTTTTATACCCAGGAtagaaacgttcattctcccccggtgggggggggggggggactctcGTTTGGAACAATATTTATTTCACTACGCTACccacacacaacaaaagctggtttccaggtggggcgtaggtaaacacgttacaataaagtatatatatatatatatatatatatatagataggtataataaaacgacgaagagacaaactcttgacagttccagcgtttaatcgacgtttcggccttcggccttcggccttcttcaggatagtttaaaagttaaaaattaaaaaagctatatacaatggttgtgagtggcagagttacgggcttttatatagtacacagaaaatggaaattaaggttacgtaacaaaagaaaaggtcttaattacaagctaggcaaaacaaaaaagaattgataaaaaggaacaaacagactaattagAAAAATCGTGTTATTACGTGACAAACTCCCCATTGAGGGCCTCTGAGTGAATTGTGCGGGTTAATGTCATAACAAGGTCCTCAGAGAGGGCCCCTAAACAATAGATTCCCAATCGAAAGCCcctgaatgaaaaaccaaacacaaacataacagaatccctcaatagagtttttgaacaaagacaacaacgactaagtgaaggctaacaaaacaaaagggcaagattacaaactggaaacaatCAAAGCTAGATGGGAGCTAACGAGGTCCTACAGACAGCAAAAATTACGATGATTGCAAATTTGGGCTGAAAAGAATTTACACTACAATAGAGACAAAGTCAACTGTTGTAGCAGATacgatttttggatttgaattcACGCCTTTTGTTAAGACCGTGTGGATATAATGAAAAGAGTTGTGAGGTCCAATATGCTTCTCTGGTGAGGAGCAGTTGTTCAAGATGGGTGGCATTTTTGTGGTTtacaatttgttcgataataataaaactaatttgacaaatttgatgctcaaaagaattataatggaCCGCCAGCTCACatgttcttctgttcttaagCATTGATGATTTATGGTTACGAAAACGAACCTTGAATTCTGTTGAAGTGGAGCCCACGTACtgctttttgcatttgttacaagcagccaaataaatgacatttttggaagTACAGCTTAATTTCTGATTAATCCTATATATGCGTTCTAGATCTTACTTTGCACCTCCAAGATGGGTTTATAATCACTGATATTTATGCTAAGCCAACCGATAGTcatctttatttaccttttTCGAGTTCGCACCCATCACATTGTATGCGTGCAATTCCCTATGGGGTGGCTCTTCGAATTAAACGCAATTGTTCTACAGACcagtttttgaacaagagaTGTGAAGAATATAAAGGATATCTGTGCTCACAAAATTACAGCAAGGAATTAGTGgacagacaatttgaaaaagcaTTAAGCAATGAGAGGTCCGAACTCTTAACAAAAAGAGTCAAGccaaagaaaaaggtttttcctCTAGTACTTGACTACAACCCAATTCTTCCGGACATCCAGCAGGTGATTAAAAAACATTCCCACTTACTTAGATTGTCTCCTGAGcttttagagatttttccaTCAAAGTCGATTTTTCCAGCTTACCGCAGAACAAAAAACCTAAAAGAAATCTTAGCTCCATCTAAATTTCGGAACATTGAAGCCAGAAATGAAACCCTGGAAGATGATCGAGGTTGttgcaaatgtaacaaaagatgtgacctctgtaaacattttttgattcaaGATACTAAGTTTAAGAGTTTTGCTACGGGCCGCATATATAGGATTAATCAGAAATTAAGCTGTActtccaaaaatgtcatttatttggctgcttgtaacaaatgcaaaaagcaGTACGTGGGCTCCACTTCAACAGAATTCAAGGTTCGTTTTCGTAACCATAAATCATCAATGcttaagaacagaagaacatGTGAGCTGGCGGtccattataattcttttgagcatcaaatttgtcaaattagttttattattatcgaacaaattgtaAACCACAAAAATGCCACCCATCTTGAACAACTGCTCCTCACCAGAGAAGCATATTGGACCTCACAACTCTTTTCATTATATCCACACGGTCTTAACAAAAGGCGTgaattcaaatccaaaaatcgtATCTGCTACAACAGTTGACTTTGTCTCTATTGTAGTGTAAATTCTTTTCAGCCCAAATTTGCAATCATCGTAATTTTTGCTGTCTGTAGGACCTCGTTAGCTCCCATCTAGCTTTGattgtttccagtttgtaatcttgcccttttgttttgttagccttcacttagtcgttgttgtctttgttcaaaaactctattgagggattctgttatgtttgtgtttggtttttcattcaggGGCTTTCGATTGGGAATCTATTGTTTAGGGGCCCTCTCTGAGGACCTTGTTATGACATTAACCCGCACAATTCACTCAGAGGCCCTCAATGGGGAGTTTGTCACGTAATAACACGATTTTTCTGATTAgtctgtttgttcctttttatcaattcttttttgttttgcctagcttgtaattaagaccttttcttttgttacgtaaccttaatttccattttctgtgtactatataaaagcccgtaactctgccactcacaaccattgtatatagcttttttaatttttaacttttaaactatcctgaagaaggccgaaggccgaaacgtcgattaaacgctggaactgtcaagagtttgtctcttcgtcgttttattatacctatCTACAGATTTACGGAGAGACACGTATCCtctggatcctcttactgggagttcatcgttgggtaaactgcttttattctcactatatatatatatatatatatatgtatttatttatttatttaaaatagaagtatattacatagaatcagTGCGATCCAATAGAAAGCATGAAGGGCGAGGACGCAAGTTTGcgtttgaaatcagaaagcgATTTTGCGGTCTTTGCCTCATAGGAAAGATTActccagagcattgcaccactatactgaaagctgcgcttcaaaaaatttgtgtatggccttggaagtgctagatcagtctcgatattcctaagattgtaatttacaaaggAGTTACTCAGTTGGGGGGCAGATAGATCATTGAGGATTTTATACATAAGGGTAGCCTTTGTATGGAAGCGCCTGGTTTCACGGGTTTTCCATTTCAGATTATTCAACACATCTGTGGACCTAACATCATATGAAGAGCCTGTAATAACCCTTCCCgcacgattttgaattttttgtaatttatctttTAGTTTCTTACCACATGTATCCCACAGGGGTGAgcagtaatcaaaataaggttgaaTGAGTGATCTGTATAAAGTTACGAGGGTGCACTCGAGGGAACAGACAgagatgctcgtcggaaattttgaatttaacccctaaaggagaccatctgggcgtggctcaagcttctTGTGACCcttaaaggagactaatctgggcgtggcttaaggaaattttgacccccaaaaacaagtttaaaagaaaattttactTCTGTTTCCCGCCGCGtaattggcgctttgcccggaacaccctaagcgagaccaaaatccaaaatttacacccctaagcgagacgacgagtatccccgtctgtttcatatgggagtccccccccccccttcccaggcattctcctaactagtaccatcgATTTCTTTGATGAGTAGTGGTGAGAATTTGGAGTTATACCAAGATCACACCTCTCTAAGCTTCTCAGTAATAtgcttcattctcaatacctgtccaACTGCCATTTCATTGAATTACGTACCGATTACTCTTGGGATTCAAAGGGATAAAACCATCCCATCTTTTCAAGAGATCAACAGCAAAGCAGACAAAAAGGCAACAGAGAACAACAAGAAAGCACTTTGCAATCAGGGTTGGCTAAGTGTGACCCTAATTTGATTTCTGAGTGATGTCATATGTAGGTTGTGAGCGTCTTGTTTTTTCTCCGGGTGGGCTGCATGGTTTTCCTCTCTCACCGAAAAACCAATGTTCAAGTTAATCCCTTCAGTTTAATTCCATGTGAAATCAATATctgaaacatttgattgaaacATCTCTATTAAAAAGTAGACTGCGAGCAGACTCTCTTTACCTCAAAAATCGTTGAGGGTCCCCAATAGCGTTCTTCAATCCCACCATCCCGAGCAAAATTTTCGCTTCATCCCGAACACTTTTATCGGCCAATCCCGATcccggtcatgacgtcacagcatgaCATCCAAAGTCAATTACAACTACAATTTACCAAAAACCGAATAAACAAACTGCTATAAACAATTGcttattgtttttgatcaagttaaaatggCCAAAAACAAGAGTAATATATAAACATAAAATATATCAAGAGATAGCATTTAGGTAATCTCGAAAATATCGGCCCGACCTTGTGTCttaagtttatttattattttttaatgcgAAATAAAAAGATTCCGTGGCTAAAATGCCCTTTATTTGTAGGGGGTTGATCTGGAGATAACCGGCCAAGAAGTTTTTTAGTTGATTTTCTAATACGAACGAGTCGGTACTTGACACAAAACTGTCCAAAAtcactccaaaagtttagaattTCTGAGGGTTAAACCTCAATATCCTGgcttttctttgtattttctcTTTGTTTGGCATCCCAACTACATTATTTCCTATCACCCAAACGTACTGATTGTTATCTCGTAATAAGCAAAATGGTATTAATTAAACACAGTAGGTACATATCAATGTCCTGATAAAGCTTCATCCGATAAACTTTCTTAACACTTCTTTACTTTCACGCACAAAGCCGAAGTTGACGCATTGCTGGAAGGgcgaaataaaaaattaagttCGAACTCAGTTGCGAACTTAAACATGAGGAAAGTTACGTATTTCCTGATGGTGCTGTGCGCTGCAGTGGGCTGCGCGCAGAGCGCTTCCCTGGTGACATCAAAACGGGATTGGCTGGACTATGTAACGGAGGTAAGAGGCCTTTTTTACAAAGGAATTTGCTGCTCCGGCACtgaagtttctttgttttcctttgtcccGTAATATAAAGATTATTTTCTGAAGGGGGATTAGCGACTTACTAAATGGATAAAATAACTAGTAGTTAGAATACGCAAACGTGTAGTGAGCTTGCTACAGTCGCACGGCTAGTAGAAAGCAATCGTAGGATTTTGGGCGCTCAAGGGAATACTTAGCCTGCTAGGGAATACTGCTATTTATCGGGAAATTAACAAAAGTACTGACTTGAGGGTGGGCATTGTAATATTACAGAAATTTATAGCGATAGCAACGAACTCCAGGATGAAAATGAAATCTTGTGGTTGTGATGTTAAGTTCCTTGATAAATAATGACCAAATCCAAGTCATAAATGCCAAATGGTTAAACTTCTCTCCGATTTTTTATACACAGCACATTTTATCTCTCCAGCCTTCCACCATATGGGCGGTTCTTCTGCCAGTCTGACATACCTATCATATCGCATATTGGTGAAAAACAAAGCCAATTGTCAAGCAGATGATGTGTATGAAATAACTGCGTGCGTGTGTAAATCCAACCACATATCAATCAAATTAAAGATTTTAAACTTAATCCTATGTAGACCAAAGTATCATACTGAGAACGCCGGAAAGAAGAGAAATCGGTATTCGCCTC from Montipora capricornis isolate CH-2021 chromosome 12, ASM3666992v2, whole genome shotgun sequence encodes the following:
- the LOC138026404 gene encoding matrix metalloproteinase-24-like; its protein translation is MKNTLYIMSLLIIGCFLGSALSSPIQEKRKLTSFLFKFGYIAEVDSRGTDDLNSPEMKASIRRLQRFGRIRVTGEMDTATTRLINTDRCGVRDPQNTASTGRFSLQGSTWKKRNLTYRILNFTRDGIPYRDQRRIFRKAFSLWESSSGLTIREVYFGNADILISFVRQRHGDDFPFDREGGTLAHAFYPLSNRGLSGDAHFDDDERFTTGTSDGINLDWVAVHEFGHSLGLEHSNVRESIMYPWYKGYLPNIQLTDDDIKGIQALYPKPTVQTFTPPKVKTTPKVATAIRPSRVTRQSTNRPRVTPKPSLPIPCGSSIRYDTVFVGPSGWTFFFVEDSFWQLDRRLNRYGPRAIQRYWKGLKTPVDAAYLNKRRNMVFFTGSEFWEYDSRRNLINSGSITQYGLPQNLANMDAVFRWEGNGKTYFFKGNKYWKYDDQRRRIQTYYYDRINRKYLRYPRDIKNVWKFDGNIKAAVKWRNDRNYVFWDTRYIKLQKGKVVRERGYPQVIADRWMKCNNKGRENGANIP